The following coding sequences lie in one Apium graveolens cultivar Ventura chromosome 3, ASM990537v1, whole genome shotgun sequence genomic window:
- the LOC141713017 gene encoding uncharacterized protein LOC141713017, producing MSQAAAIIGAGGSSTCSAAFTRNLSIKTTSSTPFQLAPTSHLKTTFQGLSLQEARRGVSNSFNPLVKNNKSSVKKSGLEIIARTAASKNIEVEVDKPLGLTLGPKNGGGVLVTGIEGGGNAAKAGLKVGDQVVYTSSFFGDELWPADKLGFTKTAIQAKPDSVYFVISRGADVDVKRLPKRPAPPRFGRKLSDAQKARASHICLDCGFIYTLSKPFDDQPEDYLCPQCRAPKKRFSKYDAETGKAIGGALPPIGVIIGLVAGIAGVGALLVYGLQ from the exons ATGTCACAAGCTGCTGCTATTATTGGAGCAGGAGGTTCTTCTACTTGTTCTGCTGCATTTACAAGGAATCTCTCCATCAAAACAACTTCTTCAACTCCATTTCAACTAGCCCCTACGTCTCACCTG AAGACTACATTCCAAGGACTTTCTCTTCAAGAAGCCAGAAGGGGTGTCTCTAACTCTTTCAATCCTTTGGTTAAAAATAACAAAAGTTCAGTAAAAAAAAGTGGACTTGAGATCATAGCAAGGACTGCTGCTTCTAAAAATATTGAAGTTGAAGTTGATAAGCCATTGGGCCTTACTTTGGGGCCAAAGAATGGTGGTGGCGTCCTAGTTACA GGTATAGAGGGAGGTGGAAATGCTGCAAAAGCAGGACTTAAAGTCGGGGACCAGGTAGTTTACACTAGCAGCTTCTTTGGGGATGAGCTTTGGCCTGCTGACAAGCTAGGATTCACAAAAACTGCCATCCAAGCTAAGCCAGACTCTGTCTACTTTGTTATTAGCAG GGGCGCTGATGTAGATGTTAAAAGGCTGCCAAAGCGCCCAGCTCCACCTCGTTTTGGCCGAAAGCTATCAGATGCTCAGAAA GCTCGAGCTAGTCACATATGCCTTGACTGTGGATTCATATACACCTTATCAAAGCCTTTCGATGATCAG CCGGAGGATTATTTATGTCCACAATGCAGAGCACCAAAGAAGAGGTTCTCGAAATATGATGCTGAAACTGGCAAAGCTATTGGAGGGGCACTTCCACCAATTGGTGTCATAATTGGCCTTGTTGCTGGTATTGCTGGAGTTGGAGCACTGCTTGTTTATGGCCTTCAGTGA
- the LOC141713018 gene encoding uncharacterized protein LOC141713018, producing MSTTQNLSGKMATNLPWLLPCKKPLQIQYSHSPNRRGLVVIQSFRRGDFDAFKRRVTSGEFWRDANDRFEQLVYETKKTAQSIDRRYSVSRRLSAVAQSASYRAKELDNEFAITQRWRNFTLDWPRYRKQLSEFLDTPLGKSIGTVFFLWFALSGWLFRSIIFATCVLPFAAPLLINAVANNLVIKGSCPSCKKQFVGYKNQKVKCSGCGNTVWQPEGDFFSRGSGGMPGSSKSKSDIIDVEFEEK from the exons ATGTCGACGACACAGAATTTATCTGGTAAAATGGCGACTAATCTGCCATGGTTACTACCTTGTAAAAAACCCCTCCAAATCCAATACTCCCACAGCCCCAATCGGCGTGGTCTTGTTGTTATCCAATCCTTTCGTCGTGGCGATTTTGACGCCTTTAAAAGACGAGTTACCTCGGGCGAGTTTTGGAGAGACGCCAACGACCGCTTCGAGCAACTGGTTTACGAAACTAAAAAGACTGCTCAATCTATCGACCGCCGTTACTCCGTTTCACGCCGTCTCTCCGCCGTCGCTCAATCCGCCTCTTATCGTGCTAAAGAGCTTGATAATGAGTTCGCTATCACGCAGCGCTGGCGTAATTTTACTCTCGATTGGCCTAGG TACAGAAAGCAGCTGAGTGAATTTTTGGATACTCCCTTGGGAAAAAGTATTGGT ACAGTGTTCTTCCTGTGGTTTGCGCTCTCAGGTTGGCTGTTTCGCAGTATAATATTTGCAACATGTGTACTGCCATTTGCTGCTCCTCTTCTTATCAATGCGGTTGCTAATAATCTTGTCATTAAG GGGTCTTGTCCTTCTTGTAAGAAGCAGTTTGTTGGATATAAAAACCAAAAAGTTAAATGTTCGGGATGTGGTAACACTGTCTGGCAGCCAGAAGGGGATTTCTTTTCAAGAGGAAGCGGAGGCATGCCTGGGTCTTCCAAGTCTAAATCAGACATTATTGATGTCGAGTTTGAGGAAAAATAA